In Lolium rigidum isolate FL_2022 unplaced genomic scaffold, APGP_CSIRO_Lrig_0.1 contig_35654_1, whole genome shotgun sequence, one DNA window encodes the following:
- the LOC124681205 gene encoding calcium-binding protein CP1-like, producing the protein MCPGGRYAGLDLPAGAGDLRPAFDVLDADRDGRISRDDLKTFYATANTGADAAASDDDIAAMIAAADADRDGFVQYHEFEGLLGAPKGAAAATSAMEDAFRLMDRDGDGKVGFEDLKAYLGWAGMPVDDDEVRAMISVAGDGDGGVGLQALSRILAVDFEA; encoded by the coding sequence ATGTGTCCCGGCGGCAGGTACGCGGGCCTCGACCTCCCAGCCGGCGCGGGGGACCTGCGGCCGGCGTTCGACGTGCTGGACGCGGACCGCGACGGCCGCATCAGCCGCGACGACCTCAAGACCTTCTACGCCACCgccaacaccggcgccgacgccgccgccagcgacgacGACATCGCGGCCatgatcgccgccgccgacgccgaccgcGACGGCTTCGTGCAGTACCACGAGTTCGAGGGTCTCCTCGGCGCCCCCAAGGGCGCCGCGGCCGCCACGTCCGCGATGGAGGACGCGTTCCGCCTCATGGACCGCGACGGGGACGgcaaggtcggcttcgaggacctcaAGGCCTACCTCGGCTGGGCCGGCAtgcccgtcgacgacgacgaggtccGCGCCATGATCAGCGTcgcgggcgacggcgacggcggcgtggggCTCCAAGCGCTCTCCAGAATACTCGCCGTAGACTTTGAGGCCTGA